The following coding sequences are from one Nicotiana tabacum cultivar K326 chromosome 1, ASM71507v2, whole genome shotgun sequence window:
- the LOC142162713 gene encoding uncharacterized protein LOC142162713 → MDNPTNKRWMYCERVSKKYLDGVENFLNHAFSEKQDGEKIACPCTECVLIHQVNRATTYDHLVVNGIIPSYDTWFCHGESLKGSNNAEANNRSKSTQRGDDMRGMIHDAFAGVTQFMDTNVSELGGVEHNLQENTAHPSRNQSHPEVDKFERLMKEANEELYPGCKKFSKMSFLMHLYRTKCMFKWSNESFNALLGLLKNALPEGENLPLSFYETKKIVEGLGLKYEKIHACPNDCMLFRKEFANKNVNKCNVCGASRWKNDARKIPAKVLRYLEFAGDPRNVRLGLASDGFNPFGTMRTVHSTWPVILMPYNLPPWMCMKQEFFILSLLIPGPKAPGNNIDVFLQPLIEELNELWDVGVETYDASTKEIFKMRASLMWTINDFPAYGTLSGWCTYGRFACPSCNINTQYRRLKHGRKFCYMGHRCFLKSGHKYRNDAKSFDGTKETRPAPSPVSRSVVLNQVKDIKFTLGQSSEGSKDNLEARLDLKEMKIIPSLWPQYRASGRAYLPATFFTMSQQEKELFYEVLQNAKFLYGYASNTSCCVRKRKLSGLKLMIVIKELKVEELNLLEEKIPETLSTMEKLFLPGFFTVMIHLVIHLATEAKHAGPVHYRWMYPIERYLGTLKSYVRNRECPKGSIAEAYIANECMAFCSQYLEGGDSRSYYSRKWSDEIEHETNKEESLFPTVGESYGRVDVFELDDKTWLQAHRHVLFNCESEVVENYKKEHIAEIKRAHRKRRLTQHQIDHVHFDTFHKWFKEQVKELEATSNILNDVKVLAQGPSYIAKRFSAFDVNNGYRFRTQQSEEFNVTQNSGVMVVSKTESYASTSDNAPKSANITYYGRLNDIVELNYYEKFKVILFKCDWVDVTKGRGIKEDDLGFTLVNFTHLTDSGDRQRHEPFIFAEQAQQVIFVQDTQDHEWFVPRLIKPRDIFNMGEENSVQFESSTQSDATDLALLENSCVLEDEYNDWVISGVDGITIDTNVDSQPSPNDGEANVEGENNIENECDSE, encoded by the exons ATGGACAATCCTACAAATAAAAGATGGATGTATTGCGAAAGAGTTAGTAAAAAATATTTGGATGGAGTAGAGAATTTTTTAAATCATGCCTTTTCTGAAAAACAAGATGGAGAAAAAATTGCATGTCCTTGTACGGAGTGTGTGCTTATCCATCAAGTAAATCGGGCTACAACATATGATCATCTTGTGGTTAATGGTATTATACCATCCTATGATACTTGGTTTTGTCATGGTGAATCTCTAAAGGGATCAAACAATGCTGAAGCAAATAATCGCAGTAAGTCAACTCAAAGGGGTGATGATATGAGAGGAATGATACATGATGCATTTGCAGGTGTTACACAGTTCATGGATACCAACGTTAGTGAATTAGGTGGCGTAGAGCATAACTTACAAGAGAATACTGCTCATCCATCTAGAAATCAATCGCATCCAGAGGTCGATAAGTTTGAACGGCTCATGAAGGAGGCAAATGAAGAACTATATCCAGGATGTAAGAAATTTAGCAAAATGTCCTTTTTGATGCATCTGTACCGTACAAAATGCATGttcaaatggtcaaatgaatcGTTTAATGCTTTGCTTGGACTATTGAAGAATGCGCTGCCTGAAGGAGAAAATTTGCCTCTTTCTTTCTATGAGACCAAAAAGATAGTTGAAGGCTTGGGCTTAAAGTATGAGAAAATTCATGCTTGTCCCAATGATTGCATGCTTTTTAGGAAAGAGTTTGCTAATAAGAATGTCAATAAATGCAATGTTTGTGGAGCGTCTAGATGGAAAAATGATGCTAGAAAAATCCCAGCCAAGGTCCTAAG ATATCTCGAATTTGCTGGAGACCCTCGCAATGTGCGCCTAGGACTAGCTTCTGATGGGTTCAATCCATTTGGCACAATGCGAACTGTTCATAGTACATGGCCAGTGATTTTAATGCCATATAATCTTCCTCCATGGATGTGCATGAAACAAGAGTTCTTCATTCTGTCCTTACTTATTCCTGGACCCAAAGCACCTGGCAATAATATCGATGTATTTTTACAACCTCTAATAGAAGAGTTAAATGAATTATGGGATGTTGGGGTAGAAACATACGATGCCTCTACTAAGGAGATATTTAAAATGCGAGCATCTCTCATGTGGACTATAAATGACTTTCCTGCATATGGTACTCTCTCTGGATGGTGCACTTATGGTCGGTTTGCATGCCCTTCTTGTAACATAAACACTCAATATAGAAGGCTGAAACATGGCAGAAAGTTTTGTTACATGGGGCATCGATGCTTCTTGAAGTCGGGACACAAATATCGGAATGATGCGAAATCATTTGATGGGACTAAAGAAACAAGACCTGCACCTTCTCCAGTATCTAGGTCAGTAGTGCTGAATCAAGTTAAAGATATAAAATTTACTCTAGGCCAGTCAAGTGAAGGG TCTAAAGACAACTTAGAAGCTCGATTGGACTTGAAGGAGATGAAAATAATACCAAGCTTATGGCCTCAATATCGAGCTAGTGGGAGAGCATATCTTCCTGCCACTTTTTTCACAATGTCTCAGCAGGAAAAGGAGTTATTTTATGAAGTACTACAAAATGCCAAGTTTCTATATGGCTATGCATCTAATACTTCATGTTGCGTTCGCAAACGAAAGTTATCTGGGCTAAAACTCATGATTGTCAT AAAAGAGCTAAAAGTAGAAGAGTTAAACCTACTTGAAGAAAAAATCCCAGAAACATTGTCTACTATGGAGAAACTCTTCCTCCCAGGATTCTTTACTGTTATGATACACTTGGTTATTCACTTGGCAACTGAGGCTAAACATGCGGGACCAGTACATTATCGCTGGATGTATCCAATTGAGAG GTATTTGGGTACTTTAAAATCATATGTTCGTAATCGTGAATGTCCTAAAGGTTCAATAGCAGAAGCATACATAGCAAATGAGTGTATGGCATTCTGCTCACAATATTTAGAGGGTGGAGATTCAAGGTCTTATTATTcaagaaaatggagtgatgaaaTTGAGCATGAGACTAATAAAGAAGAATCTCTTTTTCCTACTGTTGGGGAGTCGTACGGTAGAGTAGATGTATTTGAGTTGGATGACAAAACATGGTTGCAAGCACATCGGCATGTGCTTTTCAATTGTGAATCAGAAGTCGTTGAGAATTATAAAAA GGAACATATTGCTGAAATCAAAAGAGCACATCGTAAGCGTCGTTTGACACAACATCAAATTGATCATGTGCATTTCGATACATTTCATAAGTGGTTCAAGGAGCAA GTAAAGGAGTTGGAAGCCACGTCTAATATCTTAAATGATGTTAAAGTCCTAGCACAAGGACCGAGCTACATTGCAAAAAGATTCAGTGCGTTCGATGTTAATAATGGATATCGATTCCGAACACAACAAAGTGAAGAGTTCAACGTGACACAAAATAGTGGTGTTATGGTCGTTTCAAAGACTGAAAGTTATGCAAGTACAAgtgataatgctccaaaatctgcaaATATCACATATTATGGAAGATTGAATGATATTGTGGAGTTAAACTACTATGAGAAATTTAAGGTCATCTTATTTAAGTGTGATTGGGTTGATGTAACCAAAGGTAGAGGAATTAAGGAAGATGACTTGGGTTTCACACTTGTGAATTTCACACACCTGACAGACTCTGGCGATCGACAACGTCATGAGCCCTTTATTTTTGCAGAACAAGCTCAACAAGTAATATTTGTGCAAGATACTCAAGACCATGAATGGTTTGTCCCTAGGTTAATTAAACCTCGAGACATTTTTAATATGGGAGAGGAAAATAGTGTGCAGTTTGAGTCATCAACGCAAAGTGATGCCACTGACTTGGCTCTTTtagaaaattcttgtgttttagAAGATGAGTATAATGATTGGGTAATAAGTGGTGTCGATGGGATAACAATTGATACAAACGTAGATTCTCAACCTTCTCCAAATGATGGTGAAGCTAATGTTGAGGGAGAAAATAACATAGAAAATGAATGTGATTCTGAATAA